A single Staphylococcus sp. NRL 16/872 DNA region contains:
- a CDS encoding universal stress protein, translating into MYKSILLAADGSENSLRSAQEVLNFIDENTIVTLITVVNVEESKTDVLHGKQGHSLTNEREDKLSSITELFVEHNVNYEVKIAHGLPAETVVSVANSGKYQAIVLGSRGLNSLQEMVLGSVSHKVAKRSKIPVIIVK; encoded by the coding sequence ATGTATAAATCAATTTTATTAGCAGCCGATGGGTCAGAAAATAGTTTACGTTCAGCACAGGAAGTTTTGAACTTTATAGATGAAAATACTATAGTTACTTTAATTACAGTTGTAAATGTTGAAGAATCGAAAACAGATGTTTTACATGGTAAACAAGGACATAGTTTAACAAATGAAAGAGAAGACAAATTATCCAGTATAACTGAACTATTTGTAGAACATAATGTAAATTATGAAGTAAAAATTGCACATGGTCTTCCTGCAGAAACAGTGGTTTCAGTTGCTAATAGTGGTAAATATCAAGCAATTGTTTTAGGGTCTCGTGGTCTAAATAGTTTACAAGAAATGGTATTGGGTAGCGTCAGTCACAAAGTGGCTAAACGTTCAAAAATTCCCGTTATCATTGTAAAATAG